The proteins below are encoded in one region of Puntigrus tetrazona isolate hp1 chromosome 5, ASM1883169v1, whole genome shotgun sequence:
- the acacb gene encoding acetyl-CoA carboxylase 2 isoform X5, which yields MDREGGQALNWFQCLKRPSMSGPHLLKKGKEHRKMDMHRDFTVASPAEFVTRFGGNRVIDKVLIANNGIAAVKCMRSIRRWSYEMFRNERIIRFVVMVTPEDLKANAEYIKMADHYVPVPGGSNNNNYANVEMIVDIAKRIPVQAVWAGWGHASENPKLPELLHKSGISFLGPSSKAMWALGDKVASSIVAQSAEIPTLPWSGTGLRVAWSEEEQRHGRVISVPPELYVHVCVKDVDEGIASAEKIGYPVVIKASEGGGGKGIRKVDSSEDFPSFFRQVQAEVPGSPIFIMQLAEHARHLEVQILADQYGNAISLFGRDCSIQRRHQKIIEEAPATIVSTTTFEQMERYAVRLAKMVGYVSAGTVEYLFTEDGSFYFLELNPRLQVEHPCTEMIADVNLPAAQLQIAMGIPLYRIKDIRLLFGEAPWENTPINFESPESIPCPRGHVIAARITSENPDEGFKPSSGTVQELNFRSSKNVWGYFSVGAAGGLHEFADSQFGHCFSWGENREEAISNMVVAMKELSIRGDFRTTVEYLIKLLETESFRNNDIDTGWLDHLIAEKVQVERPDTMLGVVCGALQVADASFRESMSDFLHSLERGQVLPAASLVNTVNVDLIYDGVKYCLQVARQSPTTYVIIMNDSDIEVDVHRLSDGGLLLSYGGSSYTTYMKEEIDSYRITVGNKTCVFEKERDPTVLRSPSAGKLLQYVVADGSHVLATQPYAEIEVMKMVMTLHVQHSGCICFLKRPGTVLEPGCVVARMDLDDPSCIHPVKPNTEPLPSQEPLPVVGERLHQVFHSVLENLVKIMDGYCLPEPYFSQKLKKWLDTLMKTLRDPSLPLLELQEIMTSVAGRIPVTVEKAIRKVMAQYASNITSVLCQFPSQRIANILDSHAATLQRKADREVFFMNTQSIVQLVQRYRSGIRGYMKSVVLDLLRRYLQVEMQFQQAHYDKCVINLREQYKPDMTPVLECIFSHAQVPKKNVLVTMLIDQLCGRDPTLADELMVILNELTQLSKMENCKVALRARQVLIASHLPSYELRHNQVESIFLSAIDMYGHQFCPENLKKLILSETSIFDVLPSFFYHNNRVVCMAALEVYVRRGYIAYELNSLQHHQLQDGTCAVDFQFMLPSSHPNREPYASLSQSKATGSSPTLNRLSVPVNDTGEFQAMRRQGSELFLEGALSPPCQRMGAMVAFHSFEHFKRCFDEVICRFADPLCESSLFSDGCSTFCDGESCKNMKENPIHIINVSIKQADTEDDDALVQAFTAFSNSKKTLLYEYGIRRITFLVAQKREFPKFFTFRARDEFHEDRIYRNLEPALAFQLELNRMRNFDLTAVPCAHHRMQLYLGAARVEEGAEVTDYRFFIRAIIRHSDLITKEASFEYLQNEGERLLLEAMDELEVAFSNLSTRTDCNHIFLNFVPTVIMDPSKIEESVRSMVMRYGSRLWKLRVLQAELKINIRLTTNGDVIPIRLFLTNESGYYLDISLYKEVTDPSTGQIMFQSFGDKQGPLHGMLINTPYVTKDLLQAKRFQAQTLGTTYVYDFPEMFRQALFKLWGPGDSYPKDVLMFNELVLDSQGRLVQMNRLPGDNEIGMVAFRMKMKTPEYPEGRDIIVICNDITYMIGSFGPQEDELFLRASELARAEGIPRIYIAANSGARIGLAEEIRHMFQVAWIDPDDPYKGFKYIYLTPQDYTRISASNSVHCHHVEEGGESRYIITDIIGKEEGLGVENLRGSGTIAGETSRAYKEVITISMVTCRAIGIGAYLVRLGQRVIQVENSHIILTGAGALNKVLGREVYTSNNQLGGVQIMHNNGVTHNIVPDDFEGVLTILQWLSYMPKSNQSPIPIMPPTDPVEREIDFVPTKAPYDPRWLLCGRPHPTVKGAWQSGFFDQGTFMEVMATWAQTVVVGRARLGGIPLGVIAVETRTVEVTIPADPANLDSEAKIYQQAGQVWFPDSAYKTAQAIEDFNREKLPLMVFANWRGFSGGMKDMYDQVLKFGSYIVDALREFSQPVLVYIPAHAELRGGSWVVIDPTINLQHMELYADRESRGGVLEAEGTVEIKFRKKDLLKAIQRIDAVYSRLAEQLGNPELASQERKDLEAKLKSREEFLLPIYHQVAVQFVDLHDTPGRMQEKGVITDILDWKNARSFFYWRLRRLLLEEVVKGEIMQANQDLSNGHIQSMLRRWFVETEGTVKAYLWDNNKVVVEWLENHLSQQDGTRSVIRENIKCLKRDYALKHIRSLVQANPDVTMDCIIQMAQNITPSQRAKVCHLLATMDNSTTS from the exons ATGGACAGAGAAGGAGGGCAAGCACTCAACTGGTTCCAGTGCCTCAAGAG gCCTAGCATGTCAGGCCCCCACCTGCTGAAAAAGGGTAAAGAACACAGGAAGATGGACATGCACAGAGATTTCACTGTCGCCTCCCCAGCTGAGTTTGTGACTCGCTTTGGAGGAAATCGCGTTATAGACAAG GTGCTGATTGCTAATAATGGAATCGCTGCAGTTAAATGCATGCGTTCAATTCGACGCTGGTCCTATGAAATGTTCCGTAACGAGAGGATCATTCGTTTTGTGGTCATGGTCACACCTGAAGACTTGAAAGCCAATGCAG AGTACATTAAAATGGCTGATCACTATGTGCCAGTCCCCGGTGGCTCGAATAACAACAACTATGCCAATGTTGAGATGATTGTGGATATAGCCAAAAGGATTCCAGTGCAG GCGGTTTGGGCTGGATGGGGTCATGCTTCTGAGAACCCCAAACTACCAGAGCTTCTTCATAAATCAGGGATATCCTTCCTAG GCCCTTCTAGTAAAGCCATGTGGGCATTAGGAGACAAGGTGGCATCTTCCATTGTTGCCCAGAGCGCAGAAATCCCCACGCTGCCCTGGAGTGGAACCG GTCTAAGGGTTGCTTGGTCAGAAGAAGAACAGAGACATGGCCGTGTGATCAGTGTTCCACCTGAACTTTATGTGCACGTTTGTGTAAAAGATGTGGACGAGGGTATAGCG AGTGCAGAAAAGATTGGCTACCCTGTGGTAATCAAAGCATCAGAGGGAGGTGGAGGGAAAGGCATCAGAAAAGTGGACAGTTCCGAAGACTTTCCCAGCTTTTTCAGACAG gTGCAGGCTGAGGTGCCAGGTTCTCCTATTTTCATCATGCAGCTAGCCGAACACGCGCGCCACCTGGAGGTGCAGATCCTGGCCGACCAGTATGGTAATGCTATCTCTCTGTTCGGCAGAGACTGTTCCATCCAGCGCCGCCATCAAAAGATCATAGAAGAAGCTCCTGCTACCATTGTCTCCACCACTACTTTTGAACAAATGGAGAGG TATGCAGTACGTCTGGCTAAAATGGTGGGCTATGTGAGTGCCGGTACAGTGGAGTATCTGTTCACTGAAGATGGAAGTTTCTACTTCCTGGAGCTGAATCCACGCCTTCAGGTGGAACACCCCTGCACTGAGATGATCGCTGACGTTAACCTTCCTGCTGCACAGCTGCAG ATAGCGATGGGGATCCCTCTTTACAGAATTAAGGATATCCGTCTTCTGTTTGGTGAAGCTccatgggaaaacacacctatTAACTTTGAATCTCCAGAAAGCATCCCCTGTCCGCGAGGTCATGTCATAGCTGCACGCATCACCAGTGAGAATCCAGATGAA GGCTTTAAACCAAGCTCAGGCACAGTTCAGGAGCTGAACTTCCGCAGCAGTAAGAATGTGTGGGGTTATTTCAGTGTAGGAGCAGCCGGAGGCCTACACGAGTTTGCTGACTCTCAGTTTGGACATTGTTTCTCCTGGGGCGAGAACCGAGAAGAGGCCATCTC AAACATGGTGGTAGCCATGAAGGAGCTGTCAATCAGAGGAGATTTCAGGACCACAGTGGAGTATCTCATTAAGCTACTAGAGACAGAGAGTTTTAGGAACAATGACATCGATACTGGCTGGCTGGATCACCTCATTGCAGAGAAAGTGCAG GTGGAGAGGCCAGATACCATGTTAGGTGTGGTATGTGGTGCTCTACAAGTTGCTGATGCAAGTTTTAGAGAGAGCATGTCTGACTTCCTACATTCACTGGAGAG gggtCAGGTCTTGCCTGCTGCTAGTCTTGTCAACACAGTCAATGTTGATCTGATCTATGATGGAGTCAAATACTGTCTACAG GTGGCTCGCCAGTCACCCACCACGTATGTTATCATAATGAATGATTCAGATATAGAAGTTGATGTCCATAGACTCAGTGATGGTGGTCTACTTCTTTCCTACGGTGGCAGTAGCTACACGACCTACATGAAAGAGGAGATTGACAG CTACCGCATCACAGTGGGCAACAAAacgtgtgtgtttgagaaagaGCGAGACCCTACGGTGCTCAGGTCGCCCTCTGCTGGCAAGCTGTTGCAGTATGTGGTTGCTGATGGTTCTCATGTTCTGGCTACACAGCCTTATGCTGAAATTGAG GTCATGAAGATGGTGATGACCCTGCATGTCCAGCATTCAGGatgcatttgctttttaaaaagacCAGGGACAGTATTGGAGCCTGGGTGTGTAGTGGCCCGAATGGACCTGGATGACCCCAGCTGTATTCATCCG GTAAAGCCGAATACAGAGCCATTACCTTCCCAGGAACCTTTACCTGTTGTAGGGGAGAGGCTTCATCAAGTGTTCCACAGTGTTCTGGAGAACCTGGTGAAAATTATGGATGGATACTGTCTACCAGAACCATACTTCAGTCAAAAA CTGAAAAAGTGGCTCGACACGCTGATGAAGACTCTTCGGGATCCATCTCTACCTCTTCTTGAACTGCAGGAGATTATGACCAGTGTGGCGGGGCGTATACCAGTTACTGTGGAAAAGGCCATTCGAAAGGTCATGGCACAGTACGCCAGTAACATTACCTCAGTGCTCTGTCAGTTCCCCAGCCAAAGG ATAGCAAACATCCTTGACAGCCATGCTGCTACGCTTCAGAGGAAAGCTGACCGAGAGGTTTTCTTCATGAACACTCAAAGCATTGTGCAACTGGTGCAAAG GTACCGAAGTGGCATCAGAGGGTACATGAAATCAGTTGTTCTGGATCTTCTGAGACGGTACCTTCAGGTGGAGATGCAGTTTCAGCAGG CTCATTATGATAAATGTGTCATCAATCTAAGAGAGCAATACAAGCCTGACATGACTCCAGTACTGGAGTGCATCTTCTCCCATGCTCAGGTCCCCAAGAAGAACGTCCTAGTCACCATGCTTATA GACCAGCTCTGTGGCCGGGACCCGACTCTTGCCGATGAGCTCATGGTCATTCTAAATGAGCTCACACAACTTAGTAAAATGGAAAACTGTAAAGTAGCACTTCGGGCCCGACAG GTGTTGATTGCCTCTCATCTGCCTTCATATGAACTCAGACATAATCAAGTGGAATCCATCTTTTTATCAGCTATTGATATGTATGGGCATCAGTTCTGTCCCGAGAACCTCAAG AAACTCATCCTGTCTGAAACCTCCATCTTTGACGTCTTGCCCAGTTTCTTTTACCACAACAACCGGGTGGTTTGCATGGCTGCCTTAGAG GTATACGTACGAAGGGGATATATAGCGTATGAGCTAAACAGCCTTCAGCATCATCAGCTGCAGGATGGGACGTGTGCAGTGGATTTCCAGTTCATGTTACCGTCATCCCACCCTAACAG AGAGCCTTACGCCTCATTGAGCCAGTCCAAAGCCAC AGGGAGCAGTCCTACTTTGAACAG aTTGTCCGTTCCTGTGAATGATACAGGAGAGTTTCAAGCGATGCGTCGCCAGGGCAGTGAGCTCTTCCTGGAGGGGGCACTGTCACCTCCCTGTCAGAGGATGGGAGCCATGGTTGCCTTCCATAGTTTTGAACACTTCAAAAG GTGTTTTGATGAAGTGATCTGCCGCTTTGCGGATCCGCTCTGTGAGAGTTCTCTGTTCTCTGATGGCTGTTCCACCTTCTGTGATGGGGAGAGCTGTAAG AACATGAAGGAAAATCCCATACACATCATAAATGTGTCAATCAAACAAGCAGACACTGAAGATGACGACGCTTTAGTTCAAGCTTTCACTGCCTTTTCTAATTCTAAA AAAACTCTGCTCTATGAGTACGGAATCAGAAGAATCACATTTTTAGTCGCCCAAAAG CGGGAGTTCCCGAAGTTCTTCACATTCAGGGCCCGAGATGAA TTCCATGAAGACAGAATCTACCGTAACCTGGAGCCTGCTCTGGCCTTCCAGCTTGAGCTGAATCGTATGCGTAACTTTGATCTGACAGCTGTTCCCTGTGCCCATCACCGAATGCAACTGTACCTGGGTGCTGCTCGCGTGGAAGAGGGGGCAGAGGTCACAGATTATCGCTTCTTTATCAGGGCTATTATTCGCCACTCTGACCTCATTACCAAG GAGGCCTCATTCGAGTACCTGCAGAACGAGGGAGAGAGGCTATTGCTGGAAGCGATGGATGAGCTTGAAGTGGCCTTCAGTAACCTATCCACTCGTACTGACTGCAATCACATCTTTCTCAATTTTGTGCCCACTGTTATTATGGATCCCTCAAAG ATAGAGGAGTCCGTCCGCTCAATGGTGATGCGTTACGGTAGTCGTTTGTGGAAGTTGCGTGTTCTCCAGGCTGAGCTGAAGATCAACATCCGCCTCACCACCAATGGAGATGTCATTCCCATCCGCCTCTTCCTCACCAATGAGTCCGGCTACTATTTGGATATCAGCTTATACAAGGAGGTCACTGACCCATCCACTGGACAG ATAATGTTCCAGTCGTTTGGAGACAAGCAAGGTCCACTTCACGGCATGCTTATCAACACACCGTATGTCACAAAAGATTTACTGCAGGCCAAACGCTTCCAGGCTCAGACCCTCGGCACCACGTATGTCTACGACTTCCCTGAAATGTTCAGACAG GCTTTGTTTAAGCTTTGGGGACCAGGAGACAGCTATCCTAAGGACGTTTTGATGTTTAATGAACTGGTCCTGGATTCTCAGGGGAGACTAGTGCAGATGAACAGACTACCAGGAGACAATGAG ATTGGCATGGTGGCTTTCCGCATGAAAATGAAGACTCCAGAGTATCCAGAGGGCCGAGATATCATTGTTATCTGTAATGACATTACCTATATGATTGGCTCATTTGGGCCCCAGGAGGATGAGCTTTTTTTGCGGGCATCTGAGCTGGCCAGAGCAGAGGGGATTCCACGTATCTACATCGCAGCCAATAGTGGGGCTCGAATTGGCTTGGCTGAGGAGATCCGCCACATGTTTCAAGTGGCTTGGATCGACCCAGATGACCCTTATAAG GGTTTTAAGTACATATATTTGACACCTCAGGACTACACCCGCATCAGTGCCTCTAACTCTGTCCACTGTCACCATGTAGAGGAGGGAGGCGAGTCTAG GTACATCATCACAGACATCATAGGGAAGGAAGAGGGCCTTGGAGTGGAGAATCTTAGGGGTTCAGGCACCATAGCCGGAGAAACGTCTCGGGCTTATAAGGAAGTCATCACCATAAGCATG GTCACGTGCCGTGCTATAGGAATTGGTGCATATCTGGTACGTCTAGGACAAAGAGTAATTCAAGTGGAAAACTCCCACATCATCCTGACTGGAGCTGGGGCACTAAACAAG GTGCTGGGTCGTGAAGTCTACACCTCCAACAACCAGCTGGGAGGGGTTCAGATCATGCACAACAATGGAGTGACTCACAACATCGTGCCTGATGACTTTGAAGGGGTGCTAACTATACTGCAGTGGCTGTCCTACATGCCAAAG AGCAATCAAAGTCCCATCCCAATAATGCCTCCGACTGATCCCGTTGAGAGAGAAATCGATTTTGTTCCCACAAAAGCCCCCTATGACCCTCGCTGGCTGCTGTGTGGACGACCCCATCCCA CCGTGAAGGGAGCATGGCAGAGTGGATTCTTTGACCAAGGTACATTTATGGAGGTGATGGCTACCTGGGCACAGACAGTGGTGGTGGGCAGAGCCAG GCTCGGCGGGATTCCTCTTGGTGTCATTGCCGTTGAGACCCGCACAGTTGAAGTTACCATTCCAGCAGATCCAGCCAACTTAGACTCGGAGGCCAAG ATCTATCAGCAGGCTGGTCAAGTTTGGTTCCCAGATTCGGCGTATAAAACTGCTCAGGCTATTGAGGATTTCAACAGAGAGAAACTTCCACTTATGGTGTTTGCCAACTGGAGAGGCTTCTCTGGAGGCATGAAAG ATATGTATGACCAGGTGCTAAAGTTTGGCTCTTACATCGTGGACGCCCTGCGTGAGTTCAGCCAGCCCGTACTGGTTTACATCCCTGCCCACGCTGAGCTGAGAGGAGGATCATGGGTTGTGATCGACCCCACCATAAACCTTCAGCACATGGAGCTCTACGCAGATCGAGAAAGCAG AGGAGGTGTTCTAGAGGCCGAGGGTACAGTAGAGATaaagttcagaaaaaaagaccTGCTAAAGGCCATACAAAGGATCGATGCTGTGTACTCCCGTCTGGCTGAGCAGCTAG GGAACCCGGAGTTAGCAAGCCAGGAGCGTAAGGACTTGGAGGCCAAACTGAAGTCTAGAGAGGAGTTCCTTCTTCCCATCTACCACCAGGTGGCGGTGCAGTTTGTGGACCTTCATGACACTCCAGGAAGGATGCAGGAAAAGGGCGTCATCACG GACATCCTGGACTGGAAGAACGCTAGATCGTTCTTTTACTGGCGTCTGAGGCGACTGCTGTTGGAGGAGGTGGTGAAGGGGGAGATCATGCAGGCCAACCAAGATCTGAGCAACGGCCACATACAGTCCATGTTACGACGCTGGTTTGTGGAGACAGAAGGGACCGTAAAA GCATATCTGTGGGACAATAACAAAGTGGTGGTAGAGTGGTTGGAAAACCATCTGTCACAGCAGGACGGGACACGTTCAGTCATCAGAGAGAACATTAAATGCTTAAAGAGGGACTACGCTCTCAAACACATCCGCAG CTTAGTCCAAGCCAATCCAGACGTGACCATGGACTGCATCATCCAGATGGCTCAGAACATCACTCCCTCACAGAGAGCCAAAGTCTGCCACCTGCTGGCCACCATGGACAACTCCACCACCAGCTGA